TGTCGTTGGTGATGCGAAAGTGAATGAAAGAGGAGCGTATCCGTGCGTCTGTGTCGGGGTGGGAGCGGGGACAAGCCTCTCCTTAGTGTCGGAGCGTTCCCAAGCTGTCCTGCAAGATTCCTACTGTGCCTTAAGACTCTTTGACTGGTCTGTGCATCTATAGATTCAACTTGGattggttctttttttaatttctgaaCCCCGGTTCTCACAGCAGCGTATAGCGTCATTTATTTCAGTGAGAGCACAGCCGTGATCCCACAAAATGCCTTTGCCAGTTGGACAAGACCGATACCTAGTATAGACAACACAGCTGTGACTGACACCATATCATAAGCTAATGCACTAATACAGTTATAGGGACACAGATGTGCTAAAGCAGAATATTCCCACGAAATCTCATAAAAATCTCATAATCCCATAAAAAGCATGAGGACTGTAAAGACTATATGGTAGTGAAATTAGAGTATTTCATAGTTTAATGTGGCAGGGAGTACAGTAGTGTGCCTTCATGAGACAGGAATCCGAGGTTTGTCTCTCCTGGTGGTTATGTGCCATTAATTCAGTTAACAAATGATAACAGATGGTTCTGCCCACAGCCCTAAATACGCGCCCCTTAGTGTAATGCAATATACACTAAAAACATTGTCACATGCATACACTTATCAGACATTATGGAATTGGAGGAAGGACATCAAGTGGTATTTCTTACTGAGATTGGTTGGACCACGGCAGAAAGGATCTTGTGAAGTTTTCACCCTTCAGATTCTTTTTGAAGCGTGACCTGTGTGACTGAGCACCTCTTCATCTGCACTCTGTTGGGCACCCTGGTGCATCACACTGCCGTTAGACCGGTAGCCACAACAGACCGGTTTTCAGTCACCCACCTCCGTGACGGAGTCTAAACAACCCTCTGCTCATACAGAACACGTTTTAGTCCAGATCAGGACTGCGTTTGTTATGTGTAAAGGAGGATGACTACAGAGAGCAGCTCAGGATGAGCCTTCAGGGCGTACAGTATGTCTGGTAGGACGTACAGGACATCTGGTTTTTGTGATCTAGGCCAAGGGCTGCAAGCTTCCCTTGCACACTTGGAGATAATAGCACGAGCATAATGCACAGTTCACCTGTTCCAGTCCCCTAGTTCTCCAAAACTCCTTTTATACCTCATCCAGTGCTTTCAAGCAATCCAAGTGTCCCTCATCTGGTCCTCTCTCTAGAGTAAACGAACATTTGAAACCTGCAGACCTGCAGCGTTGCTATAGCAACTCGAACATCGTTTCACCTTACCACCAATATGCTTATTTGTTTCCATGACAAAATTATAACAAGCAGGAAATATCCAATATAGTACAATTATACTCAGTGATGGTATACTATAATTATACTCAGTAATATAGTATAATCACACTGAGTAATTCAGctgataatataataataaaaaacctaCATTGCTGTACCAGAATTGTGCACGAGGACTATGGATTCGATTTAACGTATAACTGTAAATTCAGTAAGCTGCACCCAGAGGACTAATTCAGCGGGTTGTCACTCTTCCTGAACACCCAAAGCTCTCTGGATAGACTATAAATGTAACCCTATGTTTTCTCCTCTCACCTTATCATTTTGCTATAGGGGGAAAAATAGAATAATTTTTCTCCTGATGtgtacaaaaatgcatttttcttaaTGCTGTTTTCTCAAATCTGCCAAAGCACATCACCTGTTGAGTGTAAAATGGATGCACCTGCCTTATTTCAGAAGTGAAATGGGTTTTGTGCCTGAGACGGTTCAGCTTGCTTTCTCACTGACAAGTACCACCTCTCAAAAACACGTTTGTGCTGTAGAGAGCAGCGCAATTAAGCTGTAGCAGGCAGTCAATGAACTCGAATAAGAACACAGCGGATCGCGTGAAAAACAACTATGATGGTGATAGCTAAGCAGCGAGGCTTTTTCGTGACTCCTGCTGAAACACGGTGAAACGCGTACAGCGTTTTGAGTTCGTTATGGATGGTCGGCGTTCTCCTATTCAGATCCACGGATGGTATCTGATGGTACTCATTATCGTTATCTTCTAACACAGGATGACCCCGAGCACGCCGAGGGCAGCCACGGAAGACGGAAAACGGTGTAGACAGCATCACGGATGCTCAGCATCACTACTTACAATTTATTGCACATTTATAaggatggttttatttttttagtatCACATTAGCAATAATCAGGAATTAGACAATGAGTGAAAATGGTTGTGGTTCCAAAATCTTTCTTCTCACAATGAACGCGACATGtatagcaaaacaaacatgacgAGGTAGAGGTACACAGCCTGGATGGTACCTCTATCCGAATATGAAACGAATGCAATCTCTCTCCTTGTTCGAGTGTAGGTAGCTTTGGATGAGTGTAACTCTCTCCTTGTTCGGGCGTAGGTAGCCATGCTCACGCCCCCGTGGTCTTTCGGCCCACCGTTCCCCTCGGACGCGGACAGCTCAGGGCCCCGCGGAGGCGGAGCCAACCtcgtcctccagctccttcccCGTGCGAAGCTTGTGCACCGTGCGCCTCGCACACTTGCGGAAGCGCTTGCACATGCAGATGCAGATCAGGGGGCCCCAGAGCACGGAGCTCTTGGCCAGGAAGGCCGTGATCGTCAAGGCGACTGGGCTGAAGGCGTCGCCGTGGTGCGTGAAGACGTGCCAGGTCGTGGCAGCGTAGGGCGTCCAGCAGGCGAGGAAGACGGCAGTGAGGGTCAGGGCCGTGCGGGTggtctctccttcctcctcctcctgctgcgtTAACAGCACCAGCACTGACGGGACCGAGCAGACCGCGATGGCGCTCAGCGGAACGGCCAGGTGCAGGGTGAACAGGTACAGGACGTACGCCTCGTTCTCTAGCCCAGGCTTGTTGGTGTAGACGTCCACGCCGCATGAGCACTGGAGACCCTCCGGGATGTAGCGCGAGATCTCGAGCAGGGGCGGAAGCGCAGCTGAAAAGGCCATGAGCCAGGCCACGCCCACGCCGCCCACCGCCAGCCGCCGCCGGACCCTCCGCTTCACCGCCGGCCGGCGGGCAACCAGCGCCCGCTCACCGAGCAGGGCGGCCAGCGACCAGAGCGACACCTGCCCGCCCAGCGTGCAGTAGAAGCCCTCAAAGTTGCAGCCCGCCTGCCCCAGGTAGAGGTACCCACCAAAGGCAGAGAGGGCAGCGGCCGGGTAGCCGCACGTCGCCGCGGCGATGTTGGCCACGGCCAGGTTCAGCAGGATGTAGTTGACGGGCGTGCGGAGCTCCTCGTGCTCCACGGTGACGCGGAGCATCAGCAGGTTGCCGCACACGGCGGTGGCCGTTAGGAAGCAGGTGTAGGTGGCCAGGAGTCCGAACACCCAGGATTCCGCCAGGTAGTACTGCGTGTGCTCGTACGGGCTGCGCACCACACCCGACGCGTTGGACACAGGCACATAGAAGTCGGCACCCTCCGTACCGTTCATGGCTCGGGCTGTGTTCCGGTTCTTCTGTGGAATGGCTCACCAGGGAAATGGCATTGGCAGGACATGCGTACAGATTAGCGCTTATGAGATTGTGACCGGTCAGCAGAATATAATTTGGGTCACTTAAATGTTAATCTCCCAGCCCATGCACTCGTAGCAGTCCAGTCGCTGAGTCACATAGGAAAAACAAATCAGCTTTCAAGTCAGAGTGAATCTCAGAAAGCTTTACAGTCTTCAGACAGATCCCATccaggcgcacacacactccagagtgCATCTACAGCATCTATCTGATGATTTTTATCTATCTTGCTCAGGTGACAGTGTtggaacttgaactggcaaccttctgattactagtcaagtaccttaaccactgaagtACTGGAATAGGTCCTTGTAGTTATTGCCCCTCTGGTGTAGGTAGTTCTAACTGATCAAATACACCCCTCTCTCACGTTCAGCTGCTCCTGAAGACCAGGTGTTGGGCTGGAGCTAACTGCTGTGGGACCGTTGCGTGCAGACACCTGTTTAACATTTACCTTCCATATGCCTCAGATTTCAAATGTAAGTATTATTTCACACCTGTAAGCAAACAGCATGGATGATTATGGGATCGGTTGTTATGGTTTCGGAGTTCCCACCTGAGAACGTACCCCTGCTTGACTCTGGCGTTTTGAAATTCCAAACTGGGGCTGGTTAAAGCTTCTGAAAACCCTGCCTGTCACACACATCTTAGACATTTAATGAGATCCTGTGACGTTCACGGTTCACTGTGGTTAAAACATTGCGTCACAGGTGCCATCTTGTGGTGAGTTTTTGCGGCTCCGTTTTACCAACCCAAAAAGATGGAA
The Electrophorus electricus isolate fEleEle1 chromosome 20, fEleEle1.pri, whole genome shotgun sequence genome window above contains:
- the LOC113580743 gene encoding blue-sensitive opsin-like; translation: MNGTEGADFYVPVSNASGVVRSPYEHTQYYLAESWVFGLLATYTCFLTATAVCGNLLMLRVTVEHEELRTPVNYILLNLAVANIAAATCGYPAAALSAFGGYLYLGQAGCNFEGFYCTLGGQVSLWSLAALLGERALVARRPAVKRRVRRRLAVGGVGVAWLMAFSAALPPLLEISRYIPEGLQCSCGVDVYTNKPGLENEAYVLYLFTLHLAVPLSAIAVCSVPSVLVLLTQQEEEEGETTRTALTLTAVFLACWTPYAATTWHVFTHHGDAFSPVALTITAFLAKSSVLWGPLICICMCKRFRKCARRTVHKLRTGKELEDEVGSASAGP